From the genome of Polypterus senegalus isolate Bchr_013 chromosome 8, ASM1683550v1, whole genome shotgun sequence:
CTTCTTTGGCAATTCCCAGGCATTGCCAGGTCTGTTGAGAGATATAACCATCCAGTGTGTTCTGGGACTGCCTTGGGGACTGGGATGTGCCTGGAAACACTCCAGTGGAAGCTAACCACGTGGAATTGTGATGATATGCCCACACCATCTCAGCTGGTTCCTGTCCATCCAGAGAAGCAGTGACTCTATATTGAAGTTTTGCCAAATTGCTGAGCTACTTAACCCTGTCTCAGAGCCCAGTAGTTAtgtgaagaaacctcatttcttCTGCTTGTACTCATAATCTCATCCTTTCATTTATTCCCcccagctcatgaccataggtgaggacagtGATGTAGATAAACCGGTAAATCGAGAGTTTTATCTCTAGACTCCGCATCACCTTAACCACTGCGAGCTGGCATAGCACCCACAGAACAGTTGCCACCACTTCAATCCACTTGTCCACCTCAAATTTCCTTCTTAAATCACTCGTGAAGAAGATCTGGAGGTATTTAAACACTTTCACTAAAAAAGTTGTCCCCCCTcagctggggcctcatttataaaacttgggtGGTGTGGATTAGACCATGAAAATATTCACAAGCCAAAAATTGTGtacaccaaaaacaaaatgagatttataaaacttgctaAACACACATTTCAACACACATTAAAGGAGCTAAATGCAAATGGCACTGTGCTTGTGGACTGATAAAGCAAAAGAGATCGGTTTTGTAATGTTTCTATGTTATGCTCTTCAAATCCAACATTATGGTGGGGCCGGGGCAGCATAGCTGATTTCCAAGCAAGATCCGTCAGGTTCTTATTGAGAACCTAGTGAGTGCCTGTTCTGTGTttataactgaaataaataagaagcacTGACAAGTGAATTGGACTGATGGTGACTAACGCGAATTAATGAGGACTGCTCTGTGCAGCCTGGGGAATGTAACTAAATGTGCTGACATAACTGGCTTTCCAAATTTATTGTGATGTCCACAGTCGTCTTTTGTTATGAATCTCGCCTCTAACACATATCCATCCCAATGTCTGTTTAGTATTATGTTATTACCAGCACCTCATATCGTCATGACCAGGGCTGAATTTTGGGGTCTTGTAGCCTTTTCTTATAGTGGAAGCCATTATGCGTACCAATGTTAGGGTTGTGTCCCACatttctaggggtgtggtctcCGAGGTCGTAACCTCAAGCTCATTAACAGACGGGATAAAAGGTCAGCCTTTGTACTAAACTTTACTCAATTTGCGGATAAGTCCTTCAGAACCTTTATCGTATTCTCTTTGTTATTCATTTTCATCTCTTGCCTGGTTTTCGACTTCTTTCCTGAATTTTGACTGTGATTTTCACCTCTTGTCTAAGTTACgttcacttcattttattttacttttgtttgttttgccttttgcatttttttcccgTTTTAACTCAAGAAGTTAGTTATGTGTTTTCCTTCCAAGTCAGGGTGCacattttctgtacaatatagaTTTGTTGGCATAATATTGTATTGTGTTCCACTGATGCttctgtattaatgtttgtgtttttataacaTAGTGTTTTATGGGGATAATACTCTCCAACATGTTTTGGAGTGAAAAATGTTACATGTTACTTTTAATCCTGCATATTACTTTttcatgaaagacactatataattttCATAGGTTCTTTTATAAATGGTGGACAAGAAATGTCCCTAAACATTACCATAGCCTGTTGCCCATGTGTTACATGCACACACTGCTGTATCCACCCCTGGGAGCCTCAACAGTGATGGCTGCACACTTCTGGTGCTGTGGCTTACAGCCATTCACCTTTTCTTTGGCCTCACCCATTTTTCCATCACTAAGCAACTGCAGATGGGGGACCCTCTGTGTCTCTACAGGACCTGAATTAGATGGGAAACCCCCTCCAAGATGGATACTATCTGTAAAAGTGAGGTTCTTTCGATGAGATAATTACAAACATGTTATAATATTTGTAGTCACTAGGACTTCACAGGTGACATCAACATTTGTCCATACAGCAGGCTTCATGTCACGTGGTCCATCTTGAGCATTTTATAGAGTTTGCAGTCTTTTAAGTCTTCAATGCCGTCTACCTCACATATATCATGTCTCCAAAACTGCACCATCGAGAGCTCTTGAGCCCCTTCTGTTGGACGGTACACCAATGAGGCAATGCTGTTGGAAAATTAGGGGCAAGTAACAGTGTGACACAGTGAATAATGGAAGAGTTTCGATAGCTGTACGTCTTATTGTCCTGTATAGTTCGGCAAGATCACTCTGCTCATTGAGGCATTGCTAAATACAGGGAATATTATAAAAAGTCCCAATCACTTATTTTATTTCTCCTTACAAGCACACACTGATAATTTTATCTTCAGCCTAAAGCTCTGGAAGATCTGTAGTCGTTACACTACCATTTGCATTTGCATATGCATTTGTATAATTCCCATCAACCCTCATGCTTCTGCTTTCCAGTGATTCTGCTAAAAGCTTTATTTATTATGTCGGACAACTTAAGCTAGCTATCGTATCATATCGTATTGTAACCCTAACGCGGCTCTTCGCCAACAAAGTTGTCTTTTTAAGCGCACTTGCCTGTTGTATTCCAGCTAAAATGCACAATTGCATATAAGGTTAACCTTTTTCTATGAGTTCTACAGTCTtagttacacatttaattttacattaatgtattctgtatgcatgtttattgcatgttttattgttgattttgaatcgttatttttcatatgttgttgctgttatgttttgcaaatatgtacAGTCCTTTATAAATGTACTTCcatgccttgtgttttgtgggccaCCCTCACATCATCACTTGAAGGTCTCTGGCTGTTTAACACAAGATCATTGGATTTGTGTGTGCAGTTGTGAGTACTGCttcatttctttgaattttctgcttTCCTCTGACTTTGTGTTTCTGTTTGAGGTCTCCCACCTGAAGCTAAAGATGTTCGAGCCTGGCCAGTACatggataggagaccatctagtaaacgcttggattgctgctggaagaagtgttggttGGTGAgggaatgtggatcccaatgtcccagtgcagtaaCGGGAACACTGTgttataaaaatggcatcatcctttggatgagatcctgactctctgtggtcattagaGATCCATGGGCATCCTTtctaaagagcagggtgtatcctaaTATGCAAGCTAAACTGGCCTGGTCATTGTGGCCCTGTCTCTAGCTGGCCGTCCACCTCATCATTTCACCATCTGATAGCTAACGTGTGGTGAGAGTTCTGGCACCAAAATGTCTGCTgtctcatcatccaggtggatgctgcacattagtggttgtTGAAGTGCCTCCTCACTCTGTacgaaaagcactttgagtagtgagaaaagtgctatacaaatgtaaagaattattattattgggacTTGTTGGTTGTAGGATTgctttttaggcaactccttttgagattttccttatattttttttatgaatgaaATCTTTCAAAGATTCTTTCCTGCCCTTATTCCATTTATTGTGTGGCTTCTGATATATTTTAGGACATTTCAGGTTATTTTGCCGACTCCCCATGTTTGAAGCCTGCTAGGCCGAAGCCTCTTGGTCACTGTGAGAACTAGCTGGGTTTGGGGTGAGTCTCCTCAGGTATGATAGTTAGTGTCCTGGCCTGTCTTCATGGTCCTTTTAGGAGATCTTACACCCATTTTTATTACCATTGGGACTCCACTTCACAACAAAGAGCTGCATATCTATCTAAATAATCTTACATTCATATACTATCATGTCacacaaatttatatatattggcTTTTATTtccaattaatgaaaaaaaaaccattttaagCCGTATACACACATTTCTTCTTTGTTATGTTATATAGCTAACTAATGTATAGTGCACTCAGCGTTTAAGTGGAAGTGAGCTTAATGCAGTTtttacgagggacattcaaaaaccTTCTGCACTTTTAttaactctattaagaatttcaaaaacaaatgacttcACTTTTCtagtcacctttgtttgtgatgcaatttttcaCTGGTGGCACCAacattttaatgcccaattactactcctcccgccttcaccgttccCAGCGAAAATATAAAAgagcggaaactttttgaacgtccctcatgtATGGTGACTACTtgtaatgttaattaaaaaatgtacgaGCTGGTGTTGGTACTCTTCTGTGTGCGGAGTTTATTTCAACAGGCATAAGCTATTCTACATTGAAAGATCTCTCCTATTGGAATATCTCaagacttttcatttttgcataacATTGTGCATTGGTATGTTTCTGCAGATTTGCAAGACATTGGCACCATCTCCTCACCTTCATTTCCTCAAACACCTAAGCAGTGCAGAGCAGAACAAATGCAGAAACATGAAAATACAAAGATATTAAAATCGGGACTTGAGATTCTGACGTTGGCCACTTTGCAGCGGAGTTCCCTGCCTGTTGTGAGACTAACAAGGGCAGATAAAAGGAACACCAAAGAACAGAGGTGTAGTACAAATTCATCTGCTTTGGCTGTTTTACAAGAGCGGAAGAAAAGGTTTAACCCAAAAAGTAAACTCAGGGATAAGCATGATAGTCCTTCAAGAAAGAAGccacattgctgttctgaatgtggcaagcggtTCTCTTCCCATAATTGTCTTCGCATTCACAAAAgacttcacactggagagaagccatactgctgtcctgaatgtggaaAGAAATTTTCACAGTTTTTTGGTCTTCAGTCACacacaagaattcatactggagaaaagccatacagctgttctgaatgtggcaaacggttCTTGCAAACGAGCACTCTTAACACCCACATGAGAATTCATACTGGGCAGAAACCATACTGTTGTTGTGAATGTGGTAAAGGATTCACCACTAGTGGCAGTCTTCACGTCCACAGAAGGATTCACACTGGGCAGAAGCCATATCGCTGTCCTGAATGTGGAAAAGAATTCACCTCCAGTGGTGGTCTTCAGAAGCACAGAGCAATCCATACAGGAGAGAAGCCTCATGGGTGCTCCGAATGTGGACGACGATTCCTCCGCCGTAGTAATCTTAAGACACACACAAGAATTCATAGTGGAGAAAGGCCATATTGCTGT
Proteins encoded in this window:
- the LOC120534453 gene encoding zinc finger protein 501-like, which translates into the protein MEEGSVDIKEEDCRWESVFHQQESPAIMEEDCELVVKDIKEEPSPVFHRNLMQKDETVDNVKDEQVKSVAVVGELDVAPHHSVNVRSESLEFDVKRSEQSSRSSLSGGDLQDIGTISSPSFPQTPKQCRAEQMQKHENTKILKSGLEILTLATLQRSSLPVVRLTRADKRNTKEQRCSTNSSALAVLQERKKRFNPKSKLRDKHDSPSRKKPHCCSECGKRFSSHNCLRIHKRLHTGEKPYCCPECGKKFSQFFGLQSHTRIHTGEKPYSCSECGKRFLQTSTLNTHMRIHTGQKPYCCCECGKGFTTSGSLHVHRRIHTGQKPYRCPECGKEFTSSGGLQKHRAIHTGEKPHGCSECGRRFLRRSNLKTHTRIHSGERPYCCAECGKRFTTNGSLVVHNRIHTGEKPYCCSECGKEFTFRASRQRHMKIHAQRDTTNFQDHFT